The region TGGCGCTGTACCTTATTTGCTTGGACTTAATTCCATAATTAAATAAGCGTTCTCCTAATTCACGATCTTGACCTCCGTACTGCATGCGTTCATCAAAACCATTGACCGCTTTAAGGTCTTTTAACCAGCCACTGGAATTATGCCCATTCCAACTTGCATTTGTAGGGGTGAGATTTTCCATAATCATTGCCGTTACAAACCCGGAAGTAAGTTTTTGATTTTTATAAGAAGCAGGTAATCCATTTCTTTTCAGCCACTCTGAGTCAAAACAACGTTGGGTCGCAATATCTTCTTCTGTGATTTTTTCTGAGAGCTCAAGTGGTAACTTGTAATAGCCTCCAGAAAGGAAATGTCCTGACTCACGGCGCTCATAGTGTATTTGAAGAAAGTCTTCTCTTGCTATACAATCCCCATCAGACATAACCACATACTCTGAATTACAAGCCATAAGCGCTTTATTCAAGATCATACTTTTCTGAAAACCGTTATCTTCATGCCATACATGAATAATTTTTTTAGCGCTTTTCTCTTTATAGTTCTTGATAAACTCTTTGGTTTCTTCAGTAGAGCCATCATCTGCGATAACAATTTCAAACTGTCTAAAAATCTGATGCTCATAACTCCACAAGGTTTTTTCTAACCATGGAATAGAATTATATGTACTTATTACAACTGATATGGATGGGTCTTTGATCATAGAACAATACTAGTAAATCATGTTTGTACAAATTTAATGATATAAGCTGGGTAATTAAGATAACAAAGTTATTTTTGCCGCTCTTTGATTTTTATCATGTAGATTAGTCACCATAATGTTAAAACATCCCATCACAGCAATAATTCCTGCCTATAACGAAGCCCACAATATTGTTGAGGTTCTAAAAAGTGTAGATTTTTGCGACGAAATTATATTAGTAGATAGCAATAGCAGCGATAATACGGTAGAGCTAGCAAAGCCCTATTTTAATAAGTTACTTACTAGAGAATACATTCACAGCGCCTCCCAAAAAAACTGGGCCATTCCGCAAGCGACTAATGAATGGATACTCCTGGTAGATGCAGATGAGCGTGTTACACCAGCTTTAAAAGAAGAAATTATCCAGCTTATCCCTAACCTAGATACTAACGGCCATGCTGGTTACTGGATGGGAAGACGTAATTTCTTCATGGGAAAACAGGTGCGTTACAGCGGCTGGAAAAATGACAAAGTAATACGTCTTTTTAAAAAGTCAAAATGTAAGTACATAGATAAACATGTCCACTCTGAAATCAAAGCAGATGGTACTGTAGGCTGGTTGGAAAATAAACTATTGCATTACAAGTACGTCAGTATAGATCATCACGTAAGTAAACTACAACGTTATGCTAGTTTACAAGCCCGCGACTTTGATCAAAAGGTAGGTAAGATCACTTTATTTCATGTCGTTGTTAAACCTTTTTGGGGCTTTTTCAAACATTACATTATTCAACTCGGGTTCCTAGACGGTTTTGTAGGTTTTTCTATTGCTTATTTAAGGAGCTATGGAATTTTTATGAGGTACGTAAAACTATGGTTGTTGCGCAGAGGTATTGATTAAGCGAGCAACTGTTCAATTTTATCTTCAGACAACTGGTAATGTGAGCAAATTTGCTCCCATTGGACTCTGTTAAAATCTTGCCCTTTATTTACATTTTTTAGTGCCACAAACTGCGTTCCCATTATAGGTACCGGCACTTCTGGCCTCTTATTATTTTGTAGAGATAAGGTTCCATTTAAAATAGCCATGGCCTTGAACCATAAGTCGTCTGCTTTAGGAGCTAGCTTTGTGAAAAGAGCTACATCTTGAACATCTTGATGTAAACTACCCGAAGGATAGAGTACGCAAAAAGCACCTACCGGCATATTGTGAGGCCCCTGCTCTGGAGGGTCAACCACAAATGGCCATTTCCTATAAGAAGTAATTTTACCGTTTTCATAAGTCATTTGACGGCATCTATTGCCTATAATTTGATCTGGAAACTTCAAATGCTCCTCATAAATAATTTTAAGCGTATCTGACTGATAAATAACATCGTCATCGCAAGTAACAATAGCTTTATCTGGAAATGCCTCCAGACTGTGAATTAATTTTCTATGAGAAAAACCATAAGGAGAATACCTGATTTGAAATAGCTCCCCCTGTAACTTTGAAAGCCTATTAGGGATCTGATTTTTTAAATCCTCCTGAAGCCACAGCACAATCAGTTCTGGCTGGTATTGCTGCTGCATCATGCTGCGTACAGTAATATGAAGTGTTCTTAGCCGACTAGGAATAGAAGTCAACGAAACTATTACCGGAATCTTTTTAACAGGTGCAGCTCCTAATTTTGATTTAGGGATCGCAAGCATTTTAAAACTTGCGCTTATGGATTTAGGAATTTCAGACAACTTCATAAGGAACTCATTTAAACTTTATATGTTGATGCAAAAATTATTACTTTTCCAATTAAATGAAGCCTTTTTTGAACCACATCGCAAAACTAAGGGGTTAGAAAAAGCAGAGGTTTAAGTCTAAAAAGTGAATTTTTTTAGCTTATCGAAAACCTTTCAACGCGTTCTATTAAAAATACCTTTTAATTTATGCTTCACGCGTTTCTTTTTATGAAAAGCTTTTTGAAATTCTATTGTGTATTTCCACATAGTCTCTATAGTTGTATGAGCGTCTTCATCAGAAAGTCGAGCATAAGCTGTCCCCATAACTTCATACATCCATTTTTTAGGAGACAGACGTTCAAAGTTTTTAAGTCTATCCTCGTAAGGAATATTATAAAACTTCATCCTATTGAGGTCTACTAAAGAAAAATGATAATTATTTCCGTCCTTCTTTATGAGCGTATTTCCTGGTGAATGATCTAAAAAATAAATTCCAGCGTCATGCATGTCGAACATAAATTTTGAAAACTGCTGCAGTATATTCACTTTATCTTGTAACTCCTCATCGTTCGTGATCTCCCGGTAGGTAAAATCATGCGCTGCATAAGCGCTGACATAGTAACTCTCCTGCAAGCCTACACCACTGAATTGCTCTAAATAAGCAATAGGTGACGGGGTTCCTATATTGTTTTTTACTAGATATTGTGCGTTGTAATAAGACCTGGCAGCCTTTGATTTTCTGAAAAACCTGTAGGCTATCTTGTTAATGAAATTAGGCGTTTTAAAGGATTTAACTACAAGCTTTCTATCATCGTAAGTAACAATTTTTATTTTATTGCGATCATCTCCTAACTGCTGGGTTGATTGATGAAATAAATGGAGTATTTCTTGAAACCGCTTTCGCGAAAGCGTGTTACTTACAAAGTTTTCTCTACTCATTTTATTTTTATCATTTTCAGACTGCAAAGAAACGGAAAAACCAGCAAATGGACAGAATTACTTAATATTGCAGTATACCAATTTTATATTTTTCAAATGTCTATAACATGTTCCCTAGTAACTCCTACTTACAACTGGCCTGAAGCGCTAGAATTGCTGCTATTAAGCATTAAAAGACAAAGTGTATTACCAGACGAAGTCATCATCGCAGACGATGGCTCTACTGAAAAGACCCTGGAATTGATTAAAGAATATCAAAAAGATTTTCCAGTTCCACTTATACATGTCTGGCATGAAGATCAAGGCAATCGTAAGCCAGCTATCATGAATAAAGCAATCGCAAAGGCAAAGTATGATTATATTCTAGAGATAGATGGTGATATTATTTTGCATAAGAACTTCGTTAAAGATCATCTTTCTATGGCTGAAGAAGGAGTTTACCTCTTCGGTAGCCGTGTCAATATTCAAGAGAAACATCTAGAAGACTTGTTTAAGAAGAAACAAATCGATTTTAACTACTTCTCTAAAGGTATTAAAAAACGCAATAGAACGCTGCGCATACCTTTCATAGCAAACAGAGCAAAAAAAGAAACAAAAAGGTCTGGTAAATTACGAGGCTGCAACATGTCCTTTTGGCGAGCAGACTTTATCGCTGTAAATGGTTTTAATGAAGAGTTAGTTGGATGGGGAATTGACGACAGCGAACTCATACAACGCATGATGAACAACGGTGTTCTAGGAAAGCGTATCAAACATAAAGGCATTGTTTATCACATCTACCATAAAGAACAAGACAAAAGTCAAGTGCATTTAAATTTGGAGATAGAAAAACAAATGGAAAGTTCTGGAACTACTTATGCCAGCAAAGGCGTAGATCAATATTTATAAGTTATTTTTCTTGAAGAACTTGTTTGCACCGCAAGGACTGATTTAAAGACCCACCCCTAAGTAAGGCAGTAAACAACTTTCGCTTTTTGGAACTGAATGGGCTGGTCAATAAATATTTGATCGTATAAAAATAAAGTAAAAAGCCATGGGCTAGTCGACCGTGATGTTTTTTAGTGAGGTATAATAGAGATAGTTTTTGCTCTATTTTTATATTTATATTTTTATCCGTAGACTTTCCTTGATAATGGATGTATGCTTGATCTGGATAATGATAAGTCTTCTCACCTAAGCAGGTAGCAATCCTTCTGCATAAATCGCTTTCTTCATAGTATAAGAATAACGCGGTATCAAGCCCTCCTACTTGATTAAAAGAACTCGCTTTTACAAACATAAAACTACCTGGTACATAACCACAGCTTACCGGATGTAAGTATATCTTTTTACGTTTTGGGTATTTTTTTGGATTGATCCACTCTAATACGTCCCTTTTCAATAACTGCCGCATAGGAGTGGCATGATGGTCTATAGAAGAGATTCTACCTCCATTCTCGCTCATCATTTGCGGTCCACATACACCAGCATCTGGCGTCGTATCCATGAATAATTTCAAATCAAAGAGCGTGTTTTCTTGAGTAAACAAGGTGTCATTATTAATAAATGCGTAATACTTAGAAGGAGAAGCAAAGTTGACACCTAACATATTACCGGCACCAAAACCAGTATTGATCCTACTTCGGTAAATCTTTATGGCGCTAGACTTCAATTGCTCTAAAGAAGTCTTAAGCAGTTCATAGTCTTCATATGCTGAACCATTGTCCACTACTATTATTTCATAAACAACAGTATCATTTGTTTTTTCAAGCAGCGATCTAATGGCCGCAACAGTAAATGTGGCACTATTATAATTGACATATATGCAACTAACATCTAGCATCTGGTAGGATTATTTAAGGTTCAAAGTTACGTGTTCAAATTCTATTTAAAAACAATAGTTTTAAGTTCGCTATAAAAAGCCGCTAATACAACTAGAAAAGTTAATTTTGCAACCTATGGCATACAGTGAAAGAAATAAAAACAGAAGAGACCAAGTTAGAGGTCGTAAGCCTAGTAAGGAGAAGCAAATCGAAGTAGAATTACCTCGAGAAGCCATCAACCTTGCAGTAACTCAATTGAAAAAGGGAAATACCATCATTTACCCTACAGACACCATCTATGGACTAGGTTGTGACGCTACTAACTACGACGCTATTGAAAGGCTAAATGAAATAAAGGGACGTGATATATCTACGCCCCTTATTGTTCTTGTAGATAGTTTCCAGATGCTGGATTCTATTATAGAAGATGTCCCAGACATGGCATGGGAAGTTCTTAAAGTGAATAAAAAACCACTTACCATTATCTACGACAGACCTAAAAACGTGGCAGAAAATGTAATTGCTCAAGACGGGACACTTGCCGTAAGAGTAACTAACGATCCATTGTGCAGGTCTATTATCAAGAAATTACGTAAACCTATCGTTTCTACCAGCGCAAATTTGAGCAAACACAAATCTCCTATTCATTTTGCTGATATAGGAGAAGAGCTACTTAAAAGAGTAGATCACGTCATGGACATTCCTCTCGTTCATAAAAACATCAAACCATCTTCTATCATGAAGATTTCCAACAATGGAATTATAGAAATCATACGCGAGTAAGCATGGATCAAAAAACACATTATCCTGAAGCGATTCAAGAAAACGTTTTTAGAACCTTGAGTCAAGCAGCAGAAGAACTCGAACTACCCGCTTATGTCATAGGTGGGTACGTCAGAGATTTTTTCTTAAAACGCGGTCAAAAAAAAGACATAGATGTAGTTGCGATAGGAAGTGGAATTTCACTTGCTCGTAAAGTAGAAGAGCTTTTACCACACAGTACAAAGGTGTCTATATTCAAGAATTTTGGTACCGCTATGGTAAAAACAGATGAGCTTGAGTTAGAATTTGTAGGTGCTCGTAAAGAAAGTTATGATAGAGGGAGCCGCAAACCAGTCGTTGAAGATGGCTCCTTAGAAGATGATCAAAACCGCCGTGATTTTACCATCAATGCCATGGCTTTTTCCTTAAATAAAAATAGTTATGGAGCCTTACTCGATCCTTTTAACGGGATGGGTGATCTCGATAAAAAAATAATACGTACCCCCCTAGATCCAGATATTACTTATAGCGATGATCCTTTGAGAATGTTGCGTGCCATAAGGTTTGCAGCACAACTCAACTTTAAAATAGAAGAAGGATCCTTTGAGAGCATCAAACGCAATGCCCACCGACTAAAAATTATCTCTAACGAGCGCATCGTTACTGAACTGCATAAAATCATGATGTGTGACGAGCCTTCTTTTGGCTTTTTACTATTAGAAAAGACAGGATTACTTCAGTTGATCATGCCAGAATTAATTGCTTTAAAAGGGATTGAAGAAGTAGAAGGACAGAAGCATAAAGATAACTTCTATCACACCCTGGAAGTCGTAGACAACATCTCTCGCAATACAGAAGACCTGTGGTTGCGCTGGTCGGCATTACTGCATGATATAGGAAAAGCACCAACTAAAAAATTCAGTAAAAAAGTAGGATGGACCTTTCATGGACACGAATTCAAAGGTTCAAAAATGGTATACCACCTTTTCAAAAGGTTAAAAATGCCTTTAAATGATAAGATGAAATTTGTACAGCTCATGGTACGCATGTCCTCAAGACCTATAGCGGTAATTGACGAAAGCGCTACAGACAGCGCTGTAAGAAGATTGGTCCATGATGCTGGAGAACACATAGAAGGTCTCATGACTTTGTGCGAGGCAGATATTACGACTAAGAATCCGCGTAGGTTCCAACAATATCATCATAACTTTAAACAAGTTAGAGATAAAATTGTAGAAGTAGAAGAACGAGATCATGTGCGTAATTTCCAGCCACCAGTGACCGGAGAAGAAATCATGAAAGCTTTTGATTTAAAACCATGTCGAGAGATAGGGCAAATCAAAATGGCAATTAAAGACTCCATTCTAGACGGAGTGATTCCTAACGAACACGATGCCGCTTACGAATTCATGATCAAAAAAGGGAAAAGTCTTGGCTTAACACCTCAGTAACTGAACGTATTTATAACCTGTCTTTTAAACACTATTTTTAAATGACTTTATAAATACCGTTATGGACAACTTGAAAATTATTTTAATGGTATTTCTTACAAAGCAATTGTTAGCCTACCATTAAAAGTTACTAACCTTTTTGATTTTAAGTAAAAAACGAGTTTCGGTAATCTAACTCGTTTTTTTTGTTCAACCCATCTTCATAAGTTATCTTTAGTGCTATGAAAAAAATATTTTTTCTTTTTTTACTCGTACTTATAAGCAGTATTTCTTGTGGACAAGAGTTGAACGGCGACGAATTAAAAGGTTTTAATTTATTTTTAATGCCAGCCCCGCAAATTAATATAACCTTAAGTCTGGACAGCAATAATATTGTTGATCCTAATACTGGTTTTTCTATTACACCAGGTGCCCAAACCATAGATATGATGGCAGTATATCAAGATATGAACTCCTTACAACCTAAACCTTATACCCCTAACTCCAACACAGATTTTGGGAGACTGCGTTTTAAAAGCGATAGCAAAGGCGTTAACTTATCTATCAACAATAACGACCGTTTTGCCAGAGAGTTCAGATCTACCAACCCAGCCTTTTTTGAAGCCAAT is a window of Nonlabens sp. MB-3u-79 DNA encoding:
- a CDS encoding glycosyltransferase, with translation MLDVSCIYVNYNSATFTVAAIRSLLEKTNDTVVYEIIVVDNGSAYEDYELLKTSLEQLKSSAIKIYRSRINTGFGAGNMLGVNFASPSKYYAFINNDTLFTQENTLFDLKLFMDTTPDAGVCGPQMMSENGGRISSIDHHATPMRQLLKRDVLEWINPKKYPKRKKIYLHPVSCGYVPGSFMFVKASSFNQVGGLDTALFLYYEESDLCRRIATCLGEKTYHYPDQAYIHYQGKSTDKNINIKIEQKLSLLYLTKKHHGRLAHGFLLYFYTIKYLLTSPFSSKKRKLFTALLRGGSLNQSLRCKQVLQEK
- a CDS encoding glycosyltransferase family 2 protein; this translates as MSITCSLVTPTYNWPEALELLLLSIKRQSVLPDEVIIADDGSTEKTLELIKEYQKDFPVPLIHVWHEDQGNRKPAIMNKAIAKAKYDYILEIDGDIILHKNFVKDHLSMAEEGVYLFGSRVNIQEKHLEDLFKKKQIDFNYFSKGIKKRNRTLRIPFIANRAKKETKRSGKLRGCNMSFWRADFIAVNGFNEELVGWGIDDSELIQRMMNNGVLGKRIKHKGIVYHIYHKEQDKSQVHLNLEIEKQMESSGTTYASKGVDQYL
- a CDS encoding L-threonylcarbamoyladenylate synthase gives rise to the protein MAYSERNKNRRDQVRGRKPSKEKQIEVELPREAINLAVTQLKKGNTIIYPTDTIYGLGCDATNYDAIERLNEIKGRDISTPLIVLVDSFQMLDSIIEDVPDMAWEVLKVNKKPLTIIYDRPKNVAENVIAQDGTLAVRVTNDPLCRSIIKKLRKPIVSTSANLSKHKSPIHFADIGEELLKRVDHVMDIPLVHKNIKPSSIMKISNNGIIEIIRE
- a CDS encoding glycosyltransferase family 2 protein; the protein is MIKDPSISVVISTYNSIPWLEKTLWSYEHQIFRQFEIVIADDGSTEETKEFIKNYKEKSAKKIIHVWHEDNGFQKSMILNKALMACNSEYVVMSDGDCIAREDFLQIHYERRESGHFLSGGYYKLPLELSEKITEEDIATQRCFDSEWLKRNGLPASYKNQKLTSGFVTAMIMENLTPTNASWNGHNSSGWLKDLKAVNGFDERMQYGGQDRELGERLFNYGIKSKQIRYSAICLHLDHARGYKNQDSIDKNKVIRKVTRGKKKDFTPFGIVKEEK
- a CDS encoding glycosyltransferase family 2 protein, with protein sequence MLKHPITAIIPAYNEAHNIVEVLKSVDFCDEIILVDSNSSDNTVELAKPYFNKLLTREYIHSASQKNWAIPQATNEWILLVDADERVTPALKEEIIQLIPNLDTNGHAGYWMGRRNFFMGKQVRYSGWKNDKVIRLFKKSKCKYIDKHVHSEIKADGTVGWLENKLLHYKYVSIDHHVSKLQRYASLQARDFDQKVGKITLFHVVVKPFWGFFKHYIIQLGFLDGFVGFSIAYLRSYGIFMRYVKLWLLRRGID
- a CDS encoding CCA tRNA nucleotidyltransferase, encoding MDQKTHYPEAIQENVFRTLSQAAEELELPAYVIGGYVRDFFLKRGQKKDIDVVAIGSGISLARKVEELLPHSTKVSIFKNFGTAMVKTDELELEFVGARKESYDRGSRKPVVEDGSLEDDQNRRDFTINAMAFSLNKNSYGALLDPFNGMGDLDKKIIRTPLDPDITYSDDPLRMLRAIRFAAQLNFKIEEGSFESIKRNAHRLKIISNERIVTELHKIMMCDEPSFGFLLLEKTGLLQLIMPELIALKGIEEVEGQKHKDNFYHTLEVVDNISRNTEDLWLRWSALLHDIGKAPTKKFSKKVGWTFHGHEFKGSKMVYHLFKRLKMPLNDKMKFVQLMVRMSSRPIAVIDESATDSAVRRLVHDAGEHIEGLMTLCEADITTKNPRRFQQYHHNFKQVRDKIVEVEERDHVRNFQPPVTGEEIMKAFDLKPCREIGQIKMAIKDSILDGVIPNEHDAAYEFMIKKGKSLGLTPQ
- a CDS encoding lipopolysaccharide kinase InaA family protein, which codes for MSRENFVSNTLSRKRFQEILHLFHQSTQQLGDDRNKIKIVTYDDRKLVVKSFKTPNFINKIAYRFFRKSKAARSYYNAQYLVKNNIGTPSPIAYLEQFSGVGLQESYYVSAYAAHDFTYREITNDEELQDKVNILQQFSKFMFDMHDAGIYFLDHSPGNTLIKKDGNNYHFSLVDLNRMKFYNIPYEDRLKNFERLSPKKWMYEVMGTAYARLSDEDAHTTIETMWKYTIEFQKAFHKKKRVKHKLKGIFNRTR
- a CDS encoding glycosyl transferase, which encodes MKLSEIPKSISASFKMLAIPKSKLGAAPVKKIPVIVSLTSIPSRLRTLHITVRSMMQQQYQPELIVLWLQEDLKNQIPNRLSKLQGELFQIRYSPYGFSHRKLIHSLEAFPDKAIVTCDDDVIYQSDTLKIIYEEHLKFPDQIIGNRCRQMTYENGKITSYRKWPFVVDPPEQGPHNMPVGAFCVLYPSGSLHQDVQDVALFTKLAPKADDLWFKAMAILNGTLSLQNNKRPEVPVPIMGTQFVALKNVNKGQDFNRVQWEQICSHYQLSEDKIEQLLA